In Rhea pennata isolate bPtePen1 chromosome 20, bPtePen1.pri, whole genome shotgun sequence, a single window of DNA contains:
- the CORO6 gene encoding coronin-6 isoform X5 translates to MSRRVVRQSKFRHVFGQPVKADQMYEDIRVSKVTWDSSFCAVNPKFLAIIVESGGGGAFIVLPLAKTGRVDKNHPLVTGHTAPVLDIDWCPHNDNVIASASEDTTVMVWQIPDYVPVRNLTEPVVTLEGHSKRVGILAWHPTARNVLLSAGGDNLVILWNVGTGETLLALEDMHTDLIYNVGWNRNGSLLVTACKDKRVRVIDPRQRRVVAERFAPHEGMRPVRAIFTREGHVFTTGFTRMSQRELGLWDPNNFEEPIALQEMDTSNGVLLPFYDPDSSIVYLCGKGDSSIRYFEITAEAPYVHYLSTYSSKEPQRGMGFMPKRGLDVSKCEIARFFKLHERKCEPIVMTVPRKSDLFQDDLYPDTPGPEPALEADEWLAGKDAEPILVSLRDGYVPLKNRELKVLKKNVLDHRPPPGHRRGPAAGASGLSRPALEEVLEEIRALKETVRAQEKRISDLESKLCQLTNGTA, encoded by the exons ATGAGCCGCCGCGTGGTGCGCCAGAGCAAGTTCCGGCACGTCTTCGGCCAGCCGGTGAAGGCCGACCAGATGTACGAGGACATCCGCGTCTCCAAGGTGACGTGGGACAGCTCCTTCTGCGCCGTCAACCCCAAGTTCCTGGCCATCATCGTGGAGTCGGGCGGAGGGGGGGCCTTCATCGTCCTGCCCCTGGCCAAG ACGGGCCGCGTGGACAAGAACCACCCGCTGGTGACCGGGCACACGGCGCCGGTGCTGGACATCGACTGGTGCCCCCACAACGACAACGTCATCGCCAGCGCCTCCGAGGACACCACGGTGATG GTGTGGCAGATCCCCGACTACGTGCCCGTGCGCAACCTGACGGAGCCCGTGGTCACGCTGGAGGGGCACTCCAAGCGGGTGGGCATCCTCGCCTGGCACCCCACCGCCCGCAACGTCCTGCTGAGCGCAG GCGGCGACAACCTGGTGATCCTCTGGAACGTGGGCACGGGCGAGACGCTGCTGGCGCTGGAGGACATGCACACCGACCTCATCTACAACGTGGGCTGGAACCGCAACGGCAGCCTGCTCGTCACCGCCTGCAAGGACAAGCGGGTGCGCGTCATCGACCCCCGCCAGCGGCGCGTGGTGGCG GAGCGGTTCGCGCCCCACGAAGGCATGAGGCCCGTGCGGGCCATCTTCACCCGCGAGGGACACGTCTTCACCACGGGCTTTACCAGGATGAGCCAGCGGGAGCTGGGCTTGTGGGACCCG AACAACTTCGAGGAGCCCATCGCCCTGCAGGAGATGGACACGAGCAACGGGGTGCTGCTGCCCTTCTACGACCCCGACTCCAGCATCGTCTACCTGTGCGGCAAG gGCGACAGCAGCATCCGCTACTTCGAGATCACGGCCGAGGCGCCCTACGTGCACTACCTGAGCACCTACAGCAGCAAGGAGCCGCAGCGCGGCATGGGCTTCATGCCCAAGCGGGGGCTGGACGTCAGCAAGTGCGAGATCGCCCG GTTCTTCAAGCTGCACGAGCGCAAGTGCGAGCCCATCGTCATGACGGTGCCGCGCAAG TCGGACCTCTTCCAGGACGACCTGTACCCCGACACACCGGGCCCCGAGCCGGCGCTGGAGGCGGACGAGTGGCTGGCGGGGAAGGACGCCGAGCCCATCCTCGTCTCGCTGCGGGACGGCTACGTGCCGCTCAAGAACCGCGAGCTGAAGGTCCTCAAGAAGAATGTCCTGGACCaccggccgcccccggggcaccgccgcggcccggccgccggcgcctccgGCCTCTCC cgGCCCGCTCTGGAGGAGGTGCTGGAGGAGATCCGCGCGCTCAAGGAGACGGTCCGCGCGCAGGAGAAGCGCATCTCCGACCTGGAGAGCAAGCTCTGCCAGCTCACCAACGGCACGGCCtag
- the CORO6 gene encoding coronin-6 isoform X4, with translation MPSLEGGGRPSPRPLCRGRSRRPGAAPAGADGPVRSHEPPRGAPEQVPARLRPAGEGRPDVRGHPRLQGDVGQLLLRRQPQVPGHHRGVGRRGGLHRPAPGQDGPRGQEPPAGDRAHGAGAGHRLVPPQRQRHRQRLRGHHGDGVADPRLRARAQPDGARGHAGGALQAGGDNLVILWNVGTGETLLALEDMHTDLIYNVGWNRNGSLLVTACKDKRVRVIDPRQRRVVANNFEEPIALQEMDTSNGVLLPFYDPDSSIVYLCGKGDSSIRYFEITAEAPYVHYLSTYSSKEPQRGMGFMPKRGLDVSKCEIARFFKLHERKCEPIVMTVPRKSDLFQDDLYPDTPGPEPALEADEWLAGKDAEPILVSLRDGYVPLKNRELKVLKKNVLDHRPPPGHRRGPAAGASGLSRPALEEVLEEIRALKETVRAQEKRISDLESKLCQLTNGTA, from the exons ATGCCGAGCCTGGAGGGGGGCGGGCGCCCATCCCCGCGTCCCCTCTGCCGCGGGAGGTCTCGGCGTcccggcgcagcccccgcgggcgCTGACGGCCCCGTCCGCAGCCATGAGCCGCCGCGTGGTGCGCCAGAGCAAGTTCCGGCACGTCTTCGGCCAGCCGGTGAAGGCCGACCAGATGTACGAGGACATCCGCGTCTCCAAGGTGACGTGGGACAGCTCCTTCTGCGCCGTCAACCCCAAGTTCCTGGCCATCATCGTGGAGTCGGGCGGAGGGGGGGCCTTCATCGTCCTGCCCCTGGCCAAG ACGGGCCGCGTGGACAAGAACCACCCGCTGGTGACCGGGCACACGGCGCCGGTGCTGGACATCGACTGGTGCCCCCACAACGACAACGTCATCGCCAGCGCCTCCGAGGACACCACGGTGATG GTGTGGCAGATCCCCGACTACGTGCCCGTGCGCAACCTGACGGAGCCCGTGGTCACGCTGGAGGGGCACTCCAAGCGG GCGGCGACAACCTGGTGATCCTCTGGAACGTGGGCACGGGCGAGACGCTGCTGGCGCTGGAGGACATGCACACCGACCTCATCTACAACGTGGGCTGGAACCGCAACGGCAGCCTGCTCGTCACCGCCTGCAAGGACAAGCGGGTGCGCGTCATCGACCCCCGCCAGCGGCGCGTGGTGGCG AACAACTTCGAGGAGCCCATCGCCCTGCAGGAGATGGACACGAGCAACGGGGTGCTGCTGCCCTTCTACGACCCCGACTCCAGCATCGTCTACCTGTGCGGCAAG gGCGACAGCAGCATCCGCTACTTCGAGATCACGGCCGAGGCGCCCTACGTGCACTACCTGAGCACCTACAGCAGCAAGGAGCCGCAGCGCGGCATGGGCTTCATGCCCAAGCGGGGGCTGGACGTCAGCAAGTGCGAGATCGCCCG GTTCTTCAAGCTGCACGAGCGCAAGTGCGAGCCCATCGTCATGACGGTGCCGCGCAAG TCGGACCTCTTCCAGGACGACCTGTACCCCGACACACCGGGCCCCGAGCCGGCGCTGGAGGCGGACGAGTGGCTGGCGGGGAAGGACGCCGAGCCCATCCTCGTCTCGCTGCGGGACGGCTACGTGCCGCTCAAGAACCGCGAGCTGAAGGTCCTCAAGAAGAATGTCCTGGACCaccggccgcccccggggcaccgccgcggcccggccgccggcgcctccgGCCTCTCC cgGCCCGCTCTGGAGGAGGTGCTGGAGGAGATCCGCGCGCTCAAGGAGACGGTCCGCGCGCAGGAGAAGCGCATCTCCGACCTGGAGAGCAAGCTCTGCCAGCTCACCAACGGCACGGCCtag
- the CORO6 gene encoding coronin-6 isoform X2 codes for MPSLEGGGRPSPRPLCRGRSRRPGAAPAGADGPVRSHEPPRGAPEQVPARLRPAGEGRPDVRGHPRLQGDVGQLLLRRQPQVPGHHRGVGRRGGLHRPAPGQDGPRGQEPPAGDRAHGAGAGHRLVPPQRQRHRQRLRGHHGDGVADPRLRARAQPDGARGHAGGALQAGGDNLVILWNVGTGETLLALEDMHTDLIYNVGWNRNGSLLVTACKDKRVRVIDPRQRRVVAERFAPHEGMRPVRAIFTREGHVFTTGFTRMSQRELGLWDPEMDTSNGVLLPFYDPDSSIVYLCGKGDSSIRYFEITAEAPYVHYLSTYSSKEPQRGMGFMPKRGLDVSKCEIARFFKLHERKCEPIVMTVPRKSDLFQDDLYPDTPGPEPALEADEWLAGKDAEPILVSLRDGYVPLKNRELKVLKKNVLDHRPPPGHRRGPAAGASGLSRPALEEVLEEIRALKETVRAQEKRISDLESKLCQLTNGTA; via the exons ATGCCGAGCCTGGAGGGGGGCGGGCGCCCATCCCCGCGTCCCCTCTGCCGCGGGAGGTCTCGGCGTcccggcgcagcccccgcgggcgCTGACGGCCCCGTCCGCAGCCATGAGCCGCCGCGTGGTGCGCCAGAGCAAGTTCCGGCACGTCTTCGGCCAGCCGGTGAAGGCCGACCAGATGTACGAGGACATCCGCGTCTCCAAGGTGACGTGGGACAGCTCCTTCTGCGCCGTCAACCCCAAGTTCCTGGCCATCATCGTGGAGTCGGGCGGAGGGGGGGCCTTCATCGTCCTGCCCCTGGCCAAG ACGGGCCGCGTGGACAAGAACCACCCGCTGGTGACCGGGCACACGGCGCCGGTGCTGGACATCGACTGGTGCCCCCACAACGACAACGTCATCGCCAGCGCCTCCGAGGACACCACGGTGATG GTGTGGCAGATCCCCGACTACGTGCCCGTGCGCAACCTGACGGAGCCCGTGGTCACGCTGGAGGGGCACTCCAAGCGG GCGGCGACAACCTGGTGATCCTCTGGAACGTGGGCACGGGCGAGACGCTGCTGGCGCTGGAGGACATGCACACCGACCTCATCTACAACGTGGGCTGGAACCGCAACGGCAGCCTGCTCGTCACCGCCTGCAAGGACAAGCGGGTGCGCGTCATCGACCCCCGCCAGCGGCGCGTGGTGGCG GAGCGGTTCGCGCCCCACGAAGGCATGAGGCCCGTGCGGGCCATCTTCACCCGCGAGGGACACGTCTTCACCACGGGCTTTACCAGGATGAGCCAGCGGGAGCTGGGCTTGTGGGACCCG GAGATGGACACGAGCAACGGGGTGCTGCTGCCCTTCTACGACCCCGACTCCAGCATCGTCTACCTGTGCGGCAAG gGCGACAGCAGCATCCGCTACTTCGAGATCACGGCCGAGGCGCCCTACGTGCACTACCTGAGCACCTACAGCAGCAAGGAGCCGCAGCGCGGCATGGGCTTCATGCCCAAGCGGGGGCTGGACGTCAGCAAGTGCGAGATCGCCCG GTTCTTCAAGCTGCACGAGCGCAAGTGCGAGCCCATCGTCATGACGGTGCCGCGCAAG TCGGACCTCTTCCAGGACGACCTGTACCCCGACACACCGGGCCCCGAGCCGGCGCTGGAGGCGGACGAGTGGCTGGCGGGGAAGGACGCCGAGCCCATCCTCGTCTCGCTGCGGGACGGCTACGTGCCGCTCAAGAACCGCGAGCTGAAGGTCCTCAAGAAGAATGTCCTGGACCaccggccgcccccggggcaccgccgcggcccggccgccggcgcctccgGCCTCTCC cgGCCCGCTCTGGAGGAGGTGCTGGAGGAGATCCGCGCGCTCAAGGAGACGGTCCGCGCGCAGGAGAAGCGCATCTCCGACCTGGAGAGCAAGCTCTGCCAGCTCACCAACGGCACGGCCtag
- the CORO6 gene encoding coronin-6 isoform X6: MSRRVVRQSKFRHVFGQPVKADQMYEDIRVSKVTWDSSFCAVNPKFLAIIVESGGGGAFIVLPLAKTGRVDKNHPLVTGHTAPVLDIDWCPHNDNVIASASEDTTVMVWQIPDYVPVRNLTEPVVTLEGHSKRVGILAWHPTARNVLLSAGGDNLVILWNVGTGETLLALEDMHTDLIYNVGWNRNGSLLVTACKDKRVRVIDPRQRRVVANNFEEPIALQEMDTSNGVLLPFYDPDSSIVYLCGKGDSSIRYFEITAEAPYVHYLSTYSSKEPQRGMGFMPKRGLDVSKCEIARFFKLHERKCEPIVMTVPRKSDLFQDDLYPDTPGPEPALEADEWLAGKDAEPILVSLRDGYVPLKNRELKVLKKNVLDHRPPPGHRRGPAAGASGLSRPALEEVLEEIRALKETVRAQEKRISDLESKLCQLTNGTA, translated from the exons ATGAGCCGCCGCGTGGTGCGCCAGAGCAAGTTCCGGCACGTCTTCGGCCAGCCGGTGAAGGCCGACCAGATGTACGAGGACATCCGCGTCTCCAAGGTGACGTGGGACAGCTCCTTCTGCGCCGTCAACCCCAAGTTCCTGGCCATCATCGTGGAGTCGGGCGGAGGGGGGGCCTTCATCGTCCTGCCCCTGGCCAAG ACGGGCCGCGTGGACAAGAACCACCCGCTGGTGACCGGGCACACGGCGCCGGTGCTGGACATCGACTGGTGCCCCCACAACGACAACGTCATCGCCAGCGCCTCCGAGGACACCACGGTGATG GTGTGGCAGATCCCCGACTACGTGCCCGTGCGCAACCTGACGGAGCCCGTGGTCACGCTGGAGGGGCACTCCAAGCGGGTGGGCATCCTCGCCTGGCACCCCACCGCCCGCAACGTCCTGCTGAGCGCAG GCGGCGACAACCTGGTGATCCTCTGGAACGTGGGCACGGGCGAGACGCTGCTGGCGCTGGAGGACATGCACACCGACCTCATCTACAACGTGGGCTGGAACCGCAACGGCAGCCTGCTCGTCACCGCCTGCAAGGACAAGCGGGTGCGCGTCATCGACCCCCGCCAGCGGCGCGTGGTGGCG AACAACTTCGAGGAGCCCATCGCCCTGCAGGAGATGGACACGAGCAACGGGGTGCTGCTGCCCTTCTACGACCCCGACTCCAGCATCGTCTACCTGTGCGGCAAG gGCGACAGCAGCATCCGCTACTTCGAGATCACGGCCGAGGCGCCCTACGTGCACTACCTGAGCACCTACAGCAGCAAGGAGCCGCAGCGCGGCATGGGCTTCATGCCCAAGCGGGGGCTGGACGTCAGCAAGTGCGAGATCGCCCG GTTCTTCAAGCTGCACGAGCGCAAGTGCGAGCCCATCGTCATGACGGTGCCGCGCAAG TCGGACCTCTTCCAGGACGACCTGTACCCCGACACACCGGGCCCCGAGCCGGCGCTGGAGGCGGACGAGTGGCTGGCGGGGAAGGACGCCGAGCCCATCCTCGTCTCGCTGCGGGACGGCTACGTGCCGCTCAAGAACCGCGAGCTGAAGGTCCTCAAGAAGAATGTCCTGGACCaccggccgcccccggggcaccgccgcggcccggccgccggcgcctccgGCCTCTCC cgGCCCGCTCTGGAGGAGGTGCTGGAGGAGATCCGCGCGCTCAAGGAGACGGTCCGCGCGCAGGAGAAGCGCATCTCCGACCTGGAGAGCAAGCTCTGCCAGCTCACCAACGGCACGGCCtag
- the CORO6 gene encoding coronin-6 isoform X3, translating into MPSLEGGGRPSPRPLCRGRSRRPGAAPAGADGPVRSHEPPRGAPEQVPARLRPAGEGRPDVRGHPRLQGDVGQLLLRRQPQVPGHHRGVGRRGGLHRPAPGQDGPRGQEPPAGDRAHGAGAGHRLVPPQRQRHRQRLRGHHGDGVADPRLRARAQPDGARGHAGGALQAGGDNLVILWNVGTGETLLALEDMHTDLIYNVGWNRNGSLLVTACKDKRERFAPHEGMRPVRAIFTREGHVFTTGFTRMSQRELGLWDPNNFEEPIALQEMDTSNGVLLPFYDPDSSIVYLCGKGDSSIRYFEITAEAPYVHYLSTYSSKEPQRGMGFMPKRGLDVSKCEIARFFKLHERKCEPIVMTVPRKSDLFQDDLYPDTPGPEPALEADEWLAGKDAEPILVSLRDGYVPLKNRELKVLKKNVLDHRPPPGHRRGPAAGASGLSRPALEEVLEEIRALKETVRAQEKRISDLESKLCQLTNGTA; encoded by the exons ATGCCGAGCCTGGAGGGGGGCGGGCGCCCATCCCCGCGTCCCCTCTGCCGCGGGAGGTCTCGGCGTcccggcgcagcccccgcgggcgCTGACGGCCCCGTCCGCAGCCATGAGCCGCCGCGTGGTGCGCCAGAGCAAGTTCCGGCACGTCTTCGGCCAGCCGGTGAAGGCCGACCAGATGTACGAGGACATCCGCGTCTCCAAGGTGACGTGGGACAGCTCCTTCTGCGCCGTCAACCCCAAGTTCCTGGCCATCATCGTGGAGTCGGGCGGAGGGGGGGCCTTCATCGTCCTGCCCCTGGCCAAG ACGGGCCGCGTGGACAAGAACCACCCGCTGGTGACCGGGCACACGGCGCCGGTGCTGGACATCGACTGGTGCCCCCACAACGACAACGTCATCGCCAGCGCCTCCGAGGACACCACGGTGATG GTGTGGCAGATCCCCGACTACGTGCCCGTGCGCAACCTGACGGAGCCCGTGGTCACGCTGGAGGGGCACTCCAAGCGG GCGGCGACAACCTGGTGATCCTCTGGAACGTGGGCACGGGCGAGACGCTGCTGGCGCTGGAGGACATGCACACCGACCTCATCTACAACGTGGGCTGGAACCGCAACGGCAGCCTGCTCGTCACCGCCTGCAAGGACAAGCGG GAGCGGTTCGCGCCCCACGAAGGCATGAGGCCCGTGCGGGCCATCTTCACCCGCGAGGGACACGTCTTCACCACGGGCTTTACCAGGATGAGCCAGCGGGAGCTGGGCTTGTGGGACCCG AACAACTTCGAGGAGCCCATCGCCCTGCAGGAGATGGACACGAGCAACGGGGTGCTGCTGCCCTTCTACGACCCCGACTCCAGCATCGTCTACCTGTGCGGCAAG gGCGACAGCAGCATCCGCTACTTCGAGATCACGGCCGAGGCGCCCTACGTGCACTACCTGAGCACCTACAGCAGCAAGGAGCCGCAGCGCGGCATGGGCTTCATGCCCAAGCGGGGGCTGGACGTCAGCAAGTGCGAGATCGCCCG GTTCTTCAAGCTGCACGAGCGCAAGTGCGAGCCCATCGTCATGACGGTGCCGCGCAAG TCGGACCTCTTCCAGGACGACCTGTACCCCGACACACCGGGCCCCGAGCCGGCGCTGGAGGCGGACGAGTGGCTGGCGGGGAAGGACGCCGAGCCCATCCTCGTCTCGCTGCGGGACGGCTACGTGCCGCTCAAGAACCGCGAGCTGAAGGTCCTCAAGAAGAATGTCCTGGACCaccggccgcccccggggcaccgccgcggcccggccgccggcgcctccgGCCTCTCC cgGCCCGCTCTGGAGGAGGTGCTGGAGGAGATCCGCGCGCTCAAGGAGACGGTCCGCGCGCAGGAGAAGCGCATCTCCGACCTGGAGAGCAAGCTCTGCCAGCTCACCAACGGCACGGCCtag
- the CORO6 gene encoding coronin-6 isoform X1, protein MPSLEGGGRPSPRPLCRGRSRRPGAAPAGADGPVRSHEPPRGAPEQVPARLRPAGEGRPDVRGHPRLQGDVGQLLLRRQPQVPGHHRGVGRRGGLHRPAPGQDGPRGQEPPAGDRAHGAGAGHRLVPPQRQRHRQRLRGHHGDGVADPRLRARAQPDGARGHAGGALQAGGDNLVILWNVGTGETLLALEDMHTDLIYNVGWNRNGSLLVTACKDKRVRVIDPRQRRVVAERFAPHEGMRPVRAIFTREGHVFTTGFTRMSQRELGLWDPNNFEEPIALQEMDTSNGVLLPFYDPDSSIVYLCGKGDSSIRYFEITAEAPYVHYLSTYSSKEPQRGMGFMPKRGLDVSKCEIARFFKLHERKCEPIVMTVPRKSDLFQDDLYPDTPGPEPALEADEWLAGKDAEPILVSLRDGYVPLKNRELKVLKKNVLDHRPPPGHRRGPAAGASGLSRPALEEVLEEIRALKETVRAQEKRISDLESKLCQLTNGTA, encoded by the exons ATGCCGAGCCTGGAGGGGGGCGGGCGCCCATCCCCGCGTCCCCTCTGCCGCGGGAGGTCTCGGCGTcccggcgcagcccccgcgggcgCTGACGGCCCCGTCCGCAGCCATGAGCCGCCGCGTGGTGCGCCAGAGCAAGTTCCGGCACGTCTTCGGCCAGCCGGTGAAGGCCGACCAGATGTACGAGGACATCCGCGTCTCCAAGGTGACGTGGGACAGCTCCTTCTGCGCCGTCAACCCCAAGTTCCTGGCCATCATCGTGGAGTCGGGCGGAGGGGGGGCCTTCATCGTCCTGCCCCTGGCCAAG ACGGGCCGCGTGGACAAGAACCACCCGCTGGTGACCGGGCACACGGCGCCGGTGCTGGACATCGACTGGTGCCCCCACAACGACAACGTCATCGCCAGCGCCTCCGAGGACACCACGGTGATG GTGTGGCAGATCCCCGACTACGTGCCCGTGCGCAACCTGACGGAGCCCGTGGTCACGCTGGAGGGGCACTCCAAGCGG GCGGCGACAACCTGGTGATCCTCTGGAACGTGGGCACGGGCGAGACGCTGCTGGCGCTGGAGGACATGCACACCGACCTCATCTACAACGTGGGCTGGAACCGCAACGGCAGCCTGCTCGTCACCGCCTGCAAGGACAAGCGGGTGCGCGTCATCGACCCCCGCCAGCGGCGCGTGGTGGCG GAGCGGTTCGCGCCCCACGAAGGCATGAGGCCCGTGCGGGCCATCTTCACCCGCGAGGGACACGTCTTCACCACGGGCTTTACCAGGATGAGCCAGCGGGAGCTGGGCTTGTGGGACCCG AACAACTTCGAGGAGCCCATCGCCCTGCAGGAGATGGACACGAGCAACGGGGTGCTGCTGCCCTTCTACGACCCCGACTCCAGCATCGTCTACCTGTGCGGCAAG gGCGACAGCAGCATCCGCTACTTCGAGATCACGGCCGAGGCGCCCTACGTGCACTACCTGAGCACCTACAGCAGCAAGGAGCCGCAGCGCGGCATGGGCTTCATGCCCAAGCGGGGGCTGGACGTCAGCAAGTGCGAGATCGCCCG GTTCTTCAAGCTGCACGAGCGCAAGTGCGAGCCCATCGTCATGACGGTGCCGCGCAAG TCGGACCTCTTCCAGGACGACCTGTACCCCGACACACCGGGCCCCGAGCCGGCGCTGGAGGCGGACGAGTGGCTGGCGGGGAAGGACGCCGAGCCCATCCTCGTCTCGCTGCGGGACGGCTACGTGCCGCTCAAGAACCGCGAGCTGAAGGTCCTCAAGAAGAATGTCCTGGACCaccggccgcccccggggcaccgccgcggcccggccgccggcgcctccgGCCTCTCC cgGCCCGCTCTGGAGGAGGTGCTGGAGGAGATCCGCGCGCTCAAGGAGACGGTCCGCGCGCAGGAGAAGCGCATCTCCGACCTGGAGAGCAAGCTCTGCCAGCTCACCAACGGCACGGCCtag